The following are from one region of the Salmo trutta chromosome 20, fSalTru1.1, whole genome shotgun sequence genome:
- the stx19 gene encoding syntaxin-19: MRDRLEELRQRAQEFREARNKADETPFPEEDADPDDPAWVSFATPQQAVVFEEEPVLDNFLSEAQHIRGDITELETEVKKFSQQQRSLVAAMRRFSVMKKESSVTRDIKLQAESIHRRLDALFKKAQSLEGLQGLATATTRIQRSQHAALHRRFQQVMRLYNDSILSKQERCKHFIIRQLEVSGRDVTEEEVDEMVAAGKWEVFNQNLLNNERITRSKLSEIEQRHKELVNLESNMKELRDLFMDVFMLVEEQGDYIDHIQTSVEKTQDYVTISNEKFKMAARYKKKNPLRRLCCCCCPWR, encoded by the exons ATGAGGGACCGTCTGGAGGAGCTGCGTCAGAGAGCCCAGGAGTTCCGGGAGGCAAGAAACAAGGCAGATGAGACCCCATTCCCTGAGGAAGACGCTGACCCAGATGATCCAGCGTGGGTTAGTTTCGCCACCCCGCAGCAGGCTGTGGTGTTTGAGGAGGAACCAGTCCTGGACAACTTCCTGTCCGAGGCTCAGCATATCCGCGGGGACATCACTGAGCTAGAGACCGAG GTGAAGAAGTTTAGCCAGCAACAAAGGAGCCTGGTGGCAGCCATGCGTCGTTTCAGTGTGATGAAAAAGGAGAGCAGTGTGACGAGGGACATCAAGCTGCAGGCAGAGAGCATCCACAGACGGCTGGACGCCCTCTTCAAGAAGGCACAGAGTTTAGAAGGCCTACAGGGACTAGCTACAGCCACTACACGCATCCAACGCTCCCAACACGCAGCGCTACACAGACGATTCCAGCAG GTGATGCGTTTGTACAACGACTCCATTCTCAGTAAACAGGAGCGGTGTAAACACTTCATCATCCGTCAGCTGGAGGTGTCTGGTCGCGACGTCACCGAGGAGGAAGTGGACGAAATGGTTGCTGCGGGGAAGTGGGAGGTGTTTAACCAGAACCTCCTCAACAATGAACGCATCACACGCTCTAAGCTGTCTGAGATCGAGCAGAGACACAAG GAGCTGGTGAATCTGGAGAGCAACATGAAAGAGCTGAGAGATCTGTTCATGGATGTCTTTATGTtggtggaggagcagggagacTACATAGACCACATCCAGACCAGCGTAGAGAAGACACAGGACTATGTCACCATCAGTAACGAGAAGTTTAAAATGGCTGCCAGGTACAAGAAAAAGAACCCTTTGAGGAGGCTGTGCTGCTGTTGCTGCCCCTGGAGGTGA